One Lysobacter enzymogenes DNA segment encodes these proteins:
- a CDS encoding IS30 family transposase — protein MGQQYSHLSAEERGAIMVLIAQGASGRQIAQTLGRAQSTIARELRRNGFRSHSGPPLRGRPRFDPGYDATRAGRRAQRLRRRARVRRKLRRDTLLWRRVRYWLERCWSPQQIADKLRDLYPDRPWLRVSHETIYTAIYAMPRGELRRQVTRLLRQGRKSGRRTRQGSDARGHLPDLPNIRLRPPAAHERLMPGHWEGDLIVGAHNRSAIGVLVCRRTLYVKLVKLADATAHTVLEAFSSAFEGVPESLKKTLTYDQGKEMASHRQLSERTGLAIYFADPHSPWQRGTCENTNGLLRQYFPKGTDLSVHSAQRLKEVAWEMNNRPRRSLGRRSPVEVLYEELKNPRAQGDALGH, from the coding sequence ATGGGCCAGCAGTATTCACATCTGAGCGCAGAAGAGCGCGGGGCCATCATGGTCTTGATCGCCCAAGGGGCGAGCGGACGGCAAATCGCCCAGACGTTGGGTCGGGCGCAAAGCACCATCGCTCGCGAGTTGCGCCGTAATGGGTTTCGGTCCCATTCGGGGCCGCCGCTGCGCGGACGCCCCCGTTTCGATCCTGGCTACGATGCGACCCGGGCGGGCCGGCGGGCCCAGCGACTGCGGCGACGGGCGCGGGTGCGCCGCAAGCTGCGACGCGACACCTTGCTGTGGCGACGCGTGCGCTATTGGCTGGAACGGTGCTGGTCGCCGCAACAGATTGCCGACAAACTGCGGGATCTGTACCCGGACCGGCCCTGGCTGCGCGTGTCGCACGAAACGATCTATACCGCGATTTATGCGATGCCGCGCGGCGAATTGCGCCGCCAGGTGACCCGTCTGCTGCGGCAGGGGCGCAAGTCCGGCCGCCGCACGCGCCAGGGAAGCGACGCCCGCGGCCATCTGCCGGATCTACCCAACATCCGCCTGCGGCCGCCGGCCGCGCATGAGCGCCTGATGCCGGGGCATTGGGAGGGCGACCTGATCGTGGGCGCGCACAATCGCTCGGCGATTGGGGTATTGGTCTGCCGCCGCACCTTGTACGTCAAGCTGGTCAAGCTCGCCGACGCGACCGCGCACACGGTGCTGGAGGCCTTCAGCTCGGCGTTCGAAGGCGTGCCGGAAAGTTTGAAGAAGACCTTGACCTACGACCAGGGCAAGGAAATGGCATCGCATCGGCAGTTGAGCGAACGCACCGGTTTAGCGATCTACTTCGCCGACCCCCATAGCCCGTGGCAACGCGGAACCTGCGAAAACACCAACGGCTTGTTGCGGCAATACTTTCCCAAGGGCACCGATCTGTCAGTGCATTCTGCGCAGCGCCTCAAGGAGGTGGCGTGGGAAATGAACAACCGCCCCCGTCGTAGCCTGGGCAGGCGCTCGCCCGTCGAGGTGCTCTACGAGGAACTCAAAAACCCGCGGGCGCAGGGTGATGCACTTGGACATTGA
- a CDS encoding ABC transporter permease has product MSTDIQPADRAEISPARRNLTALGTIVRREVTRILRIWGQTLVPPAITMTLYFLIFGGLIGSRIGDMGGYSYMEFIVPGLVMMSVIQNSYGNISSSFFGAKFGRHVEELLVSPMPNWVILWGYVAGAVLRGLMVGAIVLLIAMCFTKVRIPHPLVTFTTVLLGATIFSLAGFINAVYAKKFDDVAIVPTFILTPLTYLGGVFYSVKLLPPWAEAATHANPIFYMVNAFRYGLLGSSDVPPWVAYALMLAFVAALSSLGLWLLKRGVGLRS; this is encoded by the coding sequence ATGAGCACCGACATCCAGCCGGCCGATCGCGCCGAGATTTCGCCCGCGCGCCGCAACCTGACCGCGCTGGGCACCATCGTGCGCCGCGAGGTGACCCGCATCCTGCGCATCTGGGGCCAGACCCTGGTGCCGCCGGCGATCACCATGACCCTGTACTTCCTGATCTTCGGCGGCCTGATCGGCTCGCGCATCGGCGACATGGGCGGCTACAGCTACATGGAGTTCATCGTCCCGGGCCTGGTGATGATGAGCGTGATCCAGAACAGCTACGGCAACATCTCCTCGAGCTTCTTCGGCGCCAAGTTCGGCCGCCACGTCGAGGAGCTGCTGGTCAGCCCGATGCCGAACTGGGTGATCCTGTGGGGCTACGTCGCCGGCGCGGTGCTGCGCGGGCTGATGGTCGGCGCGATCGTGCTGCTGATCGCGATGTGCTTCACCAAGGTGCGCATCCCGCACCCGCTGGTGACCTTCACCACGGTGCTGCTGGGCGCGACGATCTTCTCGCTGGCCGGCTTCATCAACGCGGTGTACGCGAAGAAGTTCGACGACGTGGCGATCGTGCCGACCTTCATCCTGACCCCGCTGACCTACCTGGGCGGCGTGTTCTATTCGGTCAAGCTGCTGCCGCCGTGGGCCGAGGCCGCGACCCACGCCAACCCGATTTTCTACATGGTCAACGCGTTCCGCTACGGCCTGCTGGGCAGCAGCGACGTACCGCCGTGGGTCGCGTACGCGCTGATGCTGGCGTTCGTGGCGGCGTTGTCGTCGCTGGGCCTGTGGCTGCTCAAGCGCGGGGTCGGCCTGCGCAGCTGA
- a CDS encoding ABC transporter ATP-binding protein, whose translation MTQPTALATGPRPATSGTATVGTPARADAVPALRVRDLRKTYDNKVEALKGVSLDVAEGDFFALLGPNGAGKSTLIGIVSSLVNLSDGSVEIFGTDLQRRRDQAMRLIGLVPQEINFNMFEKPLDILVNYAGFYGVPREQALARAEEELKRAQLWDKADKMSRTLSGGMKRRLMIARAMMTRPRLLILDEPTAGVDIEIRRGMWKTLREINAAGTTIILTTHYLEEAESLCRNLAIIDQGRIVQQGPMKALLAMLDVEGFLLDIDGTLPAALPYIEGAALAAADDHTLDLEMPRAMDLNRVFAALGEAGIRVRSMRTKSNRLEELFVRMIAQPSAAGSAA comes from the coding sequence ATGACCCAGCCAACGGCCCTCGCCACGGGCCCTCGTCCGGCCACGTCCGGCACCGCCACGGTCGGCACCCCCGCGCGCGCCGACGCCGTCCCCGCCCTGCGCGTGCGCGACCTGCGCAAGACCTACGACAACAAGGTCGAGGCGCTCAAGGGCGTGTCCCTGGACGTCGCCGAGGGCGATTTCTTCGCCCTGCTCGGCCCCAACGGCGCCGGCAAGTCCACCCTGATCGGCATCGTCAGTTCGCTGGTCAACCTCAGCGACGGCTCGGTGGAGATCTTCGGCACCGACCTGCAGCGCCGCCGCGACCAGGCCATGCGCCTGATCGGCCTGGTGCCGCAGGAGATCAACTTCAACATGTTCGAGAAGCCGCTCGACATCCTGGTCAACTACGCCGGCTTCTACGGCGTGCCGCGCGAGCAGGCGCTGGCGCGCGCCGAAGAGGAGCTCAAGCGCGCGCAGCTGTGGGACAAGGCCGACAAGATGAGCCGCACGCTGTCGGGCGGCATGAAGCGCCGGCTGATGATCGCGCGGGCGATGATGACCCGGCCGCGCCTGCTGATCCTCGACGAGCCCACCGCCGGCGTCGACATCGAGATCCGCCGCGGCATGTGGAAGACCCTGCGCGAGATCAACGCCGCCGGCACCACCATCATCCTCACCACCCATTACCTGGAAGAAGCCGAGAGCCTGTGCCGCAACCTGGCGATCATCGACCAGGGCCGGATCGTGCAGCAGGGCCCGATGAAGGCGCTGCTGGCGATGCTCGACGTGGAAGGCTTCCTGCTCGACATCGACGGCACGCTGCCGGCCGCGCTGCCGTACATCGAAGGCGCGGCCCTGGCCGCCGCCGACGACCACACCCTGGACCTGGAAATGCCGCGCGCGATGGACCTCAACCGGGTCTTCGCCGCGCTCGGCGAGGCCGGCATCCGCGTGCGTTCGATGCGCACCAAGTCCAACCGCCTGGAAGAGCTGTTCGTGCGCATGATCGCCCAGCCTTCCGCCGCCGGGAGCGCCGCATGA
- a CDS encoding ferredoxin--NADP reductase, whose protein sequence is MKQFPLKLVSRRMLAPTVGHYVFQRDDGEPLDYIPGQFIQIHFQYADGTTTKRSYSLATIHDHALGPGEAVEIAVSYVPGGAATALFEGLADGDTVQASGPFGRFCLMPADANRRYLLIATGTGVTPYRAMLPQLEQQIRERGIEAVLLFGARTPAELLYGDEFRAFAERVPGFRFVPCFSRELPAQPHPDVRHGYVQQFIDEFAPDGAGDIAYLCGNPNMVDACFEALKGYGLPVPQIRREKYVSSK, encoded by the coding sequence ATGAAGCAATTCCCGCTCAAGCTCGTCTCGCGCCGCATGCTCGCGCCGACCGTCGGCCACTATGTGTTCCAGCGCGACGACGGCGAGCCGCTGGACTACATCCCCGGTCAGTTCATCCAGATCCATTTCCAGTACGCCGACGGCACCACGACCAAGCGCAGCTATTCGCTGGCGACCATCCACGACCACGCGCTGGGTCCCGGCGAGGCGGTGGAGATCGCGGTCAGCTACGTCCCCGGCGGCGCCGCGACCGCGCTGTTCGAAGGCCTGGCCGACGGCGACACGGTCCAGGCCAGCGGCCCGTTCGGCCGCTTCTGCCTGATGCCGGCCGACGCCAACCGCCGCTACCTGCTGATCGCCACCGGCACCGGCGTGACCCCGTACCGGGCGATGCTGCCGCAGCTGGAACAGCAGATCCGCGAGCGCGGCATCGAGGCGGTGCTGCTGTTCGGCGCGCGCACTCCGGCCGAGCTGCTGTACGGCGACGAGTTCCGCGCGTTCGCCGAGCGGGTGCCGGGATTCCGCTTCGTGCCGTGCTTCTCGCGCGAGCTGCCGGCGCAGCCGCACCCGGACGTGCGCCACGGCTACGTCCAGCAGTTCATCGACGAATTCGCGCCGGACGGCGCCGGCGACATCGCCTACCTGTGCGGCAACCCGAACATGGTCGACGCCTGTTTCGAGGCGCTCAAGGGCTATGGGCTGCCGGTGCCGCAGATCCGGCGGGAGAAGTACGTCTCGTCCAAGTGA
- a CDS encoding alpha/beta hydrolase → MPIVCKHPRPLRAAFALIAALAAAGVLAGCDRAAGGEAGDGSAPKRRYGAIAFEPCTLASPFASGTIAAQCARFKVPENHAEPKGKTIELNLAWLPPTDNAAVDDDPVFFLAGGPGQAAVASWPAVDAAFRDVRKRRSIVLIDQRGTGKSSPLTCADAVPDDAGERDEAAVMADSLAAVRRCAQNLKVDARRFTTTDAVADLDAVRAAIGAAKIDLVGVSYGTRVAQQYAGRYPQHTRAVVLDGVVPNELVLGTEHARNLDAALAQQFKLCQQTPACRSRFGAAPREQLRQLMARLQADPVEVDYRDPSTGEPGRERVTAGHVAMLTRMFSYQPEAASLLPLVLSEADQGRYAPLLALSKMIGGQLSEEINYGMQLSVTCAEDADLFVADPADKDTVLGAAMTDALTAQCKVWPTGARPKHFHEPLRSDVPVLLLSGELDPVTPPRYGDQVLKHLPNGRHLILRGQGHSTLRIGCAPKLLGQFLESADAKKLDARCLDALGYVPPFVSFNGWEP, encoded by the coding sequence ATGCCCATCGTTTGCAAGCACCCCCGGCCGCTGCGCGCGGCCTTCGCGTTGATCGCCGCGCTCGCGGCCGCCGGCGTCCTGGCCGGTTGCGACCGCGCCGCCGGCGGCGAGGCCGGCGACGGCAGCGCGCCCAAGCGCCGCTACGGCGCGATCGCGTTCGAACCCTGCACCCTGGCCTCGCCGTTCGCCAGCGGCACCATCGCCGCCCAGTGCGCGCGCTTCAAGGTGCCGGAGAACCACGCCGAGCCCAAGGGCAAGACGATCGAACTCAACCTGGCCTGGCTGCCGCCGACCGACAACGCGGCGGTCGACGACGACCCGGTGTTCTTCCTCGCCGGCGGCCCCGGCCAGGCCGCGGTGGCGAGCTGGCCCGCGGTCGACGCGGCCTTCCGCGACGTGCGCAAGCGCCGCAGCATCGTGCTGATCGACCAGCGCGGCACCGGCAAGTCCTCGCCGCTGACCTGCGCCGACGCGGTGCCCGACGACGCCGGCGAGCGCGACGAGGCCGCGGTCATGGCCGACTCGCTCGCCGCGGTGCGCCGCTGCGCGCAGAACCTCAAGGTCGACGCCCGCCGCTTCACCACCACCGACGCCGTCGCCGACCTCGACGCGGTGCGCGCGGCGATCGGCGCGGCCAAGATCGATCTGGTCGGCGTCTCCTACGGCACCCGCGTCGCCCAGCAGTACGCCGGGCGCTATCCCCAGCACACCCGCGCGGTGGTCCTCGACGGCGTAGTCCCCAACGAGCTGGTGCTCGGCACCGAGCACGCGCGCAACCTCGACGCCGCGCTGGCCCAGCAGTTCAAGCTGTGCCAGCAGACGCCGGCCTGCCGCAGCCGCTTCGGCGCCGCGCCGCGCGAGCAGCTGCGCCAGCTGATGGCGCGGCTGCAGGCCGATCCGGTCGAGGTCGACTACCGCGATCCGTCCACCGGCGAGCCCGGCCGCGAACGCGTCACCGCCGGCCACGTGGCGATGCTCACGCGCATGTTCTCCTACCAGCCCGAGGCCGCCTCGCTGCTGCCGCTGGTGCTGTCGGAGGCCGACCAGGGCCGCTACGCGCCGCTGCTGGCGTTGTCGAAGATGATCGGCGGCCAGCTCAGCGAGGAGATCAACTACGGCATGCAGCTGTCGGTGACCTGCGCCGAGGACGCCGACCTGTTCGTCGCCGACCCGGCCGACAAGGACACCGTGCTCGGCGCGGCGATGACCGACGCGCTGACCGCCCAGTGCAAGGTCTGGCCGACCGGCGCGCGGCCGAAGCACTTCCACGAACCGCTGCGCTCGGACGTGCCGGTGCTGCTGCTGTCGGGCGAACTCGACCCGGTGACGCCGCCGCGCTACGGCGACCAGGTGCTCAAGCACTTGCCCAACGGCCGCCACCTGATCCTGCGCGGCCAGGGCCACAGCACCTTGCGCATCGGCTGCGCGCCCAAGCTGCTCGGCCAGTTCCTGGAAAGCGCCGACGCCAAGAAGCTCGACGCGCGCTGCCTGGACGCGCTGGGCTATGTGCCGCCGTTCGTTTCGTTCAACGGGTGGGAACCGTAA
- a CDS encoding ATP-binding cassette domain-containing protein — protein MIIAHDLHKSFKTKTGTVAAVQGVDFEARDGQITGLLGPNGAGKTTTLRMLYTLMRPDRGEVRVDGVDAAQDPAAVRRALGVLPDARGVYKRLTARENIAYFGELHGLGRAQIEQRTLALARALDMGDILDRQTEGFSQGQRTKTAIARALVHDPRNVILDEPTNGLDVMTTRAMRGFLRGLREEGRCVIFSSHIMQEVAALCDRIVIIAKGQVVAAGTADELRAQTGEDNLEDAFVKAIGSDEGLHA, from the coding sequence ATGATCATCGCCCACGACCTGCATAAATCCTTCAAGACCAAGACCGGCACCGTCGCCGCGGTGCAAGGCGTCGACTTCGAAGCGCGCGACGGCCAGATCACCGGCTTGCTCGGGCCCAACGGCGCCGGCAAGACCACCACCTTGCGCATGCTCTACACGCTGATGCGGCCCGACCGCGGCGAGGTGCGCGTGGACGGCGTCGACGCGGCCCAGGACCCGGCCGCGGTGCGCCGCGCGCTCGGCGTGCTGCCCGACGCGCGCGGGGTGTACAAGCGCCTGACCGCGCGCGAGAACATCGCCTACTTCGGCGAACTGCACGGCCTGGGCCGCGCCCAGATCGAACAGCGCACGCTGGCGTTGGCCAGGGCGCTGGACATGGGCGACATCCTCGACCGCCAGACCGAGGGCTTCTCGCAAGGCCAGCGCACCAAGACCGCGATCGCCCGCGCGCTGGTGCACGACCCGCGCAACGTGATCCTGGACGAACCCACCAACGGCCTGGACGTGATGACCACCCGCGCGATGCGCGGATTCCTGCGCGGACTGCGCGAAGAAGGACGCTGCGTGATCTTCTCCAGCCACATCATGCAAGAGGTCGCCGCGCTGTGCGACCGCATCGTGATCATCGCCAAGGGCCAGGTCGTCGCCGCCGGCACCGCCGACGAACTGCGCGCCCAGACCGGCGAGGACAATCTGGAAGACGCCTTCGTCAAGGCGATCGGCAGCGACGAGGGCCTGCACGCATGA
- a CDS encoding ABC transporter permease, which translates to MNTHAFAAFWSVVRKELRDISRDRRTLAITLLMGPLLYPLLMLGMGSLAENRARTQLDSALKVPVRGAEHAPNLVKFLATQNIVAVPAPKDLDAAVRNQDHDVGLIVAADFAKDWKAGQPALVEIVQDSTRRDADIPARRLHAALEGYSRQVGALRLLARGISANVVQPVNVADRDVATAEAKRGLVLSALLPYLLIMTSFAGGAFLIIDATAGERERQSLEPLLATPAPRSAIVSGKIAAACVLGLFSLLLTLLAFKLSAQMSSGIGRMLDVSLYSIGKMLLILLPMSFIGTALLTYLSAAAKSLKEAQSHVTWLMLLPLLPTFVLMVNPLKTQLWQFAVPFLAQNQLLLKVIRGEAISGQTWAMYLACGFGLAALLWIAAVRRYHNERLAISG; encoded by the coding sequence ATGAACACCCACGCCTTCGCCGCTTTCTGGTCGGTCGTGCGCAAGGAACTGCGCGACATCTCGCGCGACCGCCGCACCCTCGCCATCACCCTGCTGATGGGTCCGCTGCTGTATCCGCTGCTGATGCTCGGCATGGGCTCGCTGGCCGAGAACCGCGCGCGGACCCAGCTCGACAGCGCGCTCAAGGTACCGGTGCGCGGCGCCGAGCACGCGCCGAACCTGGTCAAGTTCCTGGCCACCCAGAACATCGTCGCGGTGCCCGCGCCCAAGGACCTGGACGCGGCGGTGCGCAACCAGGACCACGACGTCGGCCTGATCGTCGCGGCCGATTTCGCCAAGGACTGGAAGGCCGGGCAGCCGGCGCTGGTGGAGATCGTCCAGGACAGCACCCGCCGCGACGCCGACATCCCGGCGCGGCGCCTGCACGCGGCACTGGAGGGCTACAGCCGCCAGGTCGGCGCGCTGCGGCTGCTGGCGCGCGGGATCTCGGCCAACGTGGTCCAGCCGGTCAACGTCGCCGACCGCGACGTCGCCACCGCCGAGGCCAAGCGCGGCCTGGTGCTGTCGGCGCTGCTGCCGTACCTGCTGATCATGACCTCCTTCGCCGGCGGCGCGTTCCTGATCATCGACGCCACCGCCGGCGAGCGCGAGCGGCAATCGCTGGAACCGTTGCTGGCCACGCCGGCGCCGCGCTCGGCGATCGTCAGCGGCAAGATCGCCGCGGCCTGCGTGCTGGGATTGTTCTCGCTGCTGCTGACCCTGCTGGCGTTCAAGCTCAGCGCGCAGATGAGCAGCGGGATCGGGCGCATGCTCGACGTCAGCCTGTACTCGATCGGCAAGATGCTGCTGATCCTGCTGCCGATGTCGTTCATCGGCACCGCGCTGCTGACGTATCTGTCGGCCGCGGCCAAGAGCCTGAAGGAAGCGCAGAGCCACGTGACCTGGCTGATGCTGCTGCCGCTGCTGCCGACCTTCGTGCTGATGGTCAATCCGCTCAAGACCCAGCTGTGGCAGTTCGCGGTCCCGTTCCTGGCGCAGAACCAGCTGCTGCTCAAGGTGATCCGCGGCGAAGCCATCAGCGGCCAGACCTGGGCGATGTACCTGGCCTGCGGCTTCGGCCTGGCGGCGCTGCTGTGGATCGCGGCGGTGCGGCGCTATCACAACGAGCGGCTGGCGATTTCGGGCTGA
- a CDS encoding DUF6053 domain-containing protein — translation MGGPSGPTLFDPIAAT, via the coding sequence GTGGGAGGGCCTTCAGGCCCGACGCTCTTCGATCCGATCGCCGCGACCTGA
- a CDS encoding energy transducer TonB gives MIANNDRHYSRLSAVKQVSAVFALGCALAACGKKEDAAPAAPEQAAPNAAAPAASANNAVSAKVSALSVEQLREAARKAYAENRLYAPVEDNAVEYYLALREKAPADAVASSALTDLLPMTVIATEQSIGREDFSEAQRLSALIERADPQHPALARLKASIGAAQQAVTKRAEQEKLTAEEQARKQAELEKQRLAQQQQQQQQAAQQLATQQAAERQAATQRAAEQRAAEQRAAERAAAPAAAPERPAPAPAAPSAPAAAPSELRAVSTPAPRYPPDALRAGTSGEVQVEFTVGTDGSVTAARVVRANPPRVFDREAVNAVRKWRFQPVAAPVTTRRTIGFNPGG, from the coding sequence ATGATCGCCAATAACGACCGGCACTACAGCCGGCTGTCCGCTGTGAAGCAGGTGTCCGCCGTGTTCGCGCTCGGATGCGCGCTGGCGGCCTGCGGTAAGAAGGAAGACGCCGCCCCGGCCGCGCCGGAGCAGGCCGCGCCGAACGCCGCCGCACCGGCGGCGAGCGCGAACAACGCCGTCTCGGCCAAGGTCTCGGCCCTGTCGGTGGAGCAACTGCGCGAAGCCGCGCGCAAGGCGTACGCGGAGAACCGCCTGTACGCACCGGTCGAAGACAATGCGGTGGAGTACTACCTGGCCCTGCGCGAGAAGGCGCCGGCCGATGCGGTGGCCTCCAGCGCGCTGACCGACCTGCTGCCGATGACGGTGATCGCCACCGAGCAAAGCATCGGCCGCGAGGATTTCAGCGAAGCCCAGCGCCTGTCGGCGCTGATCGAACGCGCCGACCCGCAGCACCCGGCCCTGGCCCGGCTCAAGGCCTCCATCGGCGCCGCCCAGCAGGCGGTGACCAAGCGCGCCGAACAGGAAAAGCTCACCGCCGAGGAGCAGGCGCGCAAGCAGGCCGAGCTGGAGAAGCAGCGCCTGGCCCAGCAGCAGCAACAGCAGCAACAGGCCGCGCAGCAGCTGGCCACGCAGCAGGCGGCCGAACGCCAGGCCGCGACCCAGCGCGCGGCCGAACAACGCGCCGCCGAACAGCGTGCGGCCGAGCGCGCCGCCGCGCCGGCCGCCGCGCCGGAACGTCCGGCCCCGGCGCCGGCCGCGCCGAGCGCACCGGCCGCCGCGCCGAGCGAACTGCGCGCGGTTTCGACCCCGGCCCCGCGCTACCCGCCCGACGCGTTGCGCGCGGGCACTTCCGGCGAGGTCCAGGTCGAGTTCACCGTCGGCACCGACGGCTCGGTCACCGCCGCGCGCGTGGTCCGCGCCAACCCGCCGCGGGTGTTCGACCGCGAAGCGGTCAACGCGGTGCGCAAGTGGCGCTTCCAGCCGGTCGCCGCGCCGGTCACCACGCGCCGCACGATCGGGTTCAATCCGGGCGGTTGA
- a CDS encoding SPFH and helix-turn-helix domain-containing protein — translation MSILGFIKGELLEIIEWTDDSRDTLSYRYPDDDKEIKNGAQLIVRESQQVQFVAAGQYADLFGPGKHTLKTENIPVLSTILGWKYGFDSPFKCDVYFLNTRLFTGNKWGTANPVMMRDADFGVVRLRAFGTYDFRIVDPPKFLREVAGTDQNFRLDEFADTMRSRIVSVFTEALATAKVPALDVASRYSELGDALLPVINPAMTSKYGIEITSFVLENVSVPPEVEKAIDARSSMSAVGNLNDYVKFQMGSAMGQGGDASAAVPAQMAVGFGIAQEMMRGMQGAPGAAPAQAAAPADAAPAAAGLEVLTPEQAAAALGVSVEDVMAAIAAGDLKARKIGNATRIAKSALEEFLRG, via the coding sequence ATGAGCATTCTGGGTTTCATCAAGGGCGAACTGCTGGAGATCATCGAGTGGACCGATGACTCGCGCGACACCCTCTCCTACCGCTATCCGGACGACGACAAGGAGATCAAGAACGGCGCCCAGCTGATCGTGCGCGAGTCGCAGCAGGTCCAGTTCGTCGCCGCCGGCCAGTACGCCGACCTGTTCGGTCCCGGCAAGCACACCCTCAAGACCGAGAACATCCCGGTCCTGTCGACCATCCTGGGCTGGAAGTACGGCTTCGATTCGCCGTTCAAGTGCGACGTCTACTTCCTCAACACCCGGTTGTTCACCGGCAACAAGTGGGGCACCGCCAACCCGGTGATGATGCGCGACGCCGACTTCGGCGTGGTCCGCCTGCGCGCGTTCGGCACCTACGACTTCCGCATCGTCGATCCGCCGAAGTTCCTCCGGGAAGTGGCCGGCACCGACCAGAATTTCCGCCTCGACGAATTCGCCGACACCATGCGTTCGCGCATCGTCAGCGTGTTCACCGAGGCCCTGGCCACCGCCAAGGTGCCGGCGCTGGACGTGGCCTCGCGCTACAGCGAACTCGGCGACGCGCTGCTGCCGGTGATCAACCCGGCGATGACCTCCAAGTACGGCATCGAGATCACCTCGTTCGTGCTGGAGAACGTGTCGGTGCCGCCGGAGGTGGAGAAGGCCATCGACGCGCGCTCGAGCATGAGCGCGGTCGGCAACCTCAACGACTACGTCAAGTTCCAGATGGGCAGCGCGATGGGCCAGGGCGGCGACGCCTCGGCCGCGGTGCCGGCGCAGATGGCGGTCGGCTTTGGCATCGCCCAGGAAATGATGCGCGGCATGCAGGGCGCGCCGGGCGCGGCGCCGGCGCAGGCCGCGGCGCCCGCCGACGCCGCCCCCGCCGCCGCCGGGCTCGAAGTGCTGACGCCCGAACAGGCCGCCGCCGCGCTCGGCGTGTCGGTCGAGGACGTGATGGCGGCGATCGCCGCCGGCGACCTCAAGGCGCGCAAGATCGGCAACGCCACCCGCATCGCCAAGAGCGCGCTCGAAGAATTCCTGCGCGGCTGA
- a CDS encoding zinc ribbon domain-containing protein, whose protein sequence is MDKATVGKHPCPECGGDLQWNAAKQALACPYCGTVVPLAPAPQGAGDGSAQIVEHDLEQALARLPPESPGANAPAATGSGAQDPDLAAIHATIERLARTPGGAPANASSWSVKASGADGGGVELKGSQNGHALDLLRSMAATPPEQRGYGAQRREVQCQSCHAISVFVDGKVADRCEFCGSPSIIDHESLGDAITPESLLPFKVSDGQVRDAIRKWYGSRWFAPNRLKTAALTDTLKGVYLPYWTFDADVSARWSAEAGHYYYVTESYTENGQRKTREVQKIRWEPASGALQLFFNDELVPGTVGVHADLLQKIGDFPTASDLKPYSPEFVRGWTVERYQVDLRQAAQRGEAQMRARTRDACSAEVPGDTQRNLQVDATLSRRTFKHVLVPVWLVSYTYGSRSYQVLANGYTGALAGERPYSWIKIAFAVAAAAIALLVLLAVFGANR, encoded by the coding sequence ATGGACAAGGCCACCGTCGGAAAACATCCCTGCCCGGAGTGCGGCGGGGATCTGCAATGGAATGCGGCCAAGCAGGCGCTGGCCTGTCCGTACTGCGGCACCGTGGTGCCGCTGGCGCCGGCGCCGCAGGGCGCCGGCGACGGCAGCGCGCAGATCGTCGAGCACGATCTGGAACAGGCGCTGGCGCGGCTGCCGCCCGAGTCGCCGGGCGCGAACGCGCCGGCCGCGACCGGGTCCGGCGCGCAGGACCCGGACCTCGCCGCGATCCACGCCACCATCGAGCGGCTGGCGCGCACGCCCGGCGGCGCGCCGGCCAACGCCAGCAGTTGGAGCGTCAAGGCCAGCGGCGCGGACGGCGGCGGCGTCGAACTCAAGGGCTCGCAAAACGGACACGCGCTCGACCTGCTGCGCAGCATGGCCGCGACCCCGCCCGAGCAGCGCGGCTACGGCGCGCAGCGGCGCGAGGTGCAGTGCCAGAGCTGCCACGCGATCTCGGTGTTCGTCGACGGCAAGGTCGCCGACCGCTGCGAGTTCTGCGGCTCGCCCTCGATCATCGACCACGAGTCGCTCGGCGATGCGATCACCCCGGAAAGCCTGCTGCCGTTCAAGGTCAGCGACGGCCAGGTGCGCGACGCGATCCGCAAGTGGTACGGCAGCCGCTGGTTCGCGCCGAACCGACTCAAGACCGCGGCGCTGACCGACACGCTCAAGGGCGTGTACCTGCCGTACTGGACCTTCGACGCCGACGTGTCCGCGCGCTGGAGCGCCGAGGCCGGTCATTACTACTACGTCACCGAGAGCTACACCGAGAACGGCCAGCGCAAGACCCGCGAGGTGCAGAAGATCCGCTGGGAACCGGCCTCGGGCGCGTTGCAGCTGTTCTTCAACGACGAACTGGTGCCGGGCACGGTCGGCGTGCACGCGGACCTGCTGCAGAAGATCGGCGACTTCCCCACCGCCAGCGACCTCAAGCCGTACTCGCCCGAGTTCGTGCGCGGCTGGACCGTGGAGCGTTACCAGGTGGACCTGCGCCAGGCCGCCCAGCGCGGCGAGGCGCAGATGCGCGCGCGCACCCGCGACGCCTGTTCGGCGGAAGTGCCGGGCGACACCCAGCGCAACCTGCAAGTCGACGCGACCCTGAGCCGGCGCACCTTCAAGCACGTGCTGGTGCCGGTGTGGCTGGTCAGCTACACCTACGGCTCGCGCAGCTATCAGGTGCTGGCCAACGGCTACACCGGCGCGCTGGCCGGCGAGCGGCCGTACAGCTGGATCAAGATCGCTTTTGCCGTGGCGGCCGCGGCGATCGCGCTGCTGGTCCTGCTGGCGGTGTTCGGCGCCAATCGCTGA